The Haloplasma contractile SSD-17B genome has a window encoding:
- a CDS encoding permease — MDVIKESFSWLNDQLLKMEWLYNLVKLFVEKILGITMDSWVGEVIHFFIYDTLKIFILLAVLIFSISYIQSYFPPERTSKILGKVKGVKANILGALFGTITPFCSCSSIPLFIGFTKAGMPIGVTFSFLISSPLVDLASIIILSSFFGWKVAFAYVIVGLVLAVIGGTLIDKLKLEKYVEGYVIDIRDSQKPASNENQELDESVFNLTKKERINFAKTQVRDIIKKVWIYILLGVGVGAFIHGVVPRKFVLWLLGDQNPISVLLATLAGIPMYSDIFGTLSVSRALFEKGVGIGTVLAFMMAVTALSVPSMVLLSKVVKPKLLIIFVSIVTIGIILMGYLFNAFGYLLT, encoded by the coding sequence ATGGATGTTATAAAAGAAAGTTTCAGTTGGTTAAATGATCAACTACTTAAAATGGAATGGCTATATAACTTAGTAAAATTATTTGTTGAAAAAATATTAGGAATAACCATGGATTCGTGGGTAGGTGAGGTCATCCACTTCTTTATTTACGATACGCTTAAAATCTTTATATTATTAGCTGTCCTAATCTTCTCGATTTCCTATATTCAAAGTTATTTTCCACCGGAACGAACAAGTAAAATATTAGGTAAGGTTAAAGGGGTTAAAGCCAATATTCTGGGGGCATTATTTGGGACTATAACACCCTTTTGTTCGTGTTCAAGTATACCACTATTTATAGGATTTACGAAGGCAGGAATGCCAATAGGTGTTACCTTTTCATTTCTAATCTCATCTCCTCTAGTGGACTTAGCTTCAATTATTATATTATCTTCATTCTTTGGATGGAAAGTTGCATTTGCTTATGTTATAGTTGGCTTAGTACTTGCTGTAATAGGGGGAACGTTAATAGACAAACTAAAACTAGAAAAATATGTAGAAGGTTATGTCATTGATATAAGGGATTCACAGAAACCAGCATCTAATGAAAATCAAGAACTAGATGAATCTGTATTTAATCTAACGAAAAAAGAGCGTATAAATTTTGCAAAAACACAGGTTAGAGACATTATAAAAAAAGTATGGATTTATATTCTATTAGGAGTAGGAGTAGGAGCTTTTATTCATGGTGTCGTTCCACGAAAATTTGTTCTGTGGCTATTAGGTGATCAAAACCCTATCTCTGTACTACTTGCTACGCTAGCTGGAATACCGATGTATTCCGATATTTTTGGTACTTTATCAGTTTCTAGAGCACTTTTTGAAAAAGGTGTAGGGATTGGAACGGTGCTTGCATTCATGATGGCTGTAACTGCACTATCGGTTCCATCAATGGTGTTACTAAGCAAAGTAGTAAAGCCAAAACTACTTATCATATTCGTATCGATTGTAACAATTGGAATTATCTTAATGGGATATTTATTTAATGCATTTGGTTACCTGTTAACATAA
- a CDS encoding ArsR/SmtB family transcription factor, protein MKYEIDILKALADENRLKIFTLLLFTEVCVCKIEDYLGLKQANISKHMMKLRKLNMVESRKDSRWVHYRVCKTFVQEHQKLIDYLKNKALENEEIVSILKSLDVKTEFSSSCSCDHK, encoded by the coding sequence ATGAAATATGAAATAGATATTCTAAAAGCCTTAGCGGATGAGAACAGACTTAAAATATTCACCCTTTTGTTATTTACAGAAGTGTGTGTGTGTAAAATTGAAGACTATTTAGGGTTAAAGCAAGCGAATATTTCAAAACACATGATGAAGCTACGAAAACTTAATATGGTCGAATCCCGTAAAGATTCAAGATGGGTTCATTATCGCGTGTGTAAAACATTTGTACAGGAACACCAAAAACTAATTGATTATTTAAAGAATAAAGCATTAGAAAATGAGGAAATTGTAAGTATTCTAAAATCGTTAGATGTTAAGACAGAATTCTCATCAAGTTGTTCATGTGATCATAAATAA
- a CDS encoding putative bifunctional diguanylate cyclase/phosphodiesterase has protein sequence MSEYIKKTTLFLIILLLFFGAIIHLKNWDVNVYNYLFNSLKVLALITGVRVVKHDIKYFSTGMSIVAIGLFFDLLMEFKEVILLINRFELLFHLLYNAFVLVGIIFVVAGIIEMLKQKNNLIKRLTQMAYFDPVTDLPNRNFITKINPLINQDRNVTFLFLDIDDFKLVNDNLGHHSGDKVLKIVAERLVECVKDEDVIARISGDEFLIILTSPRSNMQTEQIISTIQETISQEMKIRRKLIHVHCSIGVSNYPKDGNDIDTLIRHADLAMYTAKKSGKNQVYTYKKHLTEEISTRFSLLEEIKVAVMRKEFILYFQPKVCVDTNQITSVEALIRWNHPEIGIVSPALFIRIAEETGLIKQIDRQVIELACKQLKEWMDQKITPLNISVNVSPILFKDQTFVADVDQIIKKYHVDPSYLTFEVTEGIAIKNISQTIFILQQLKERNIKIALDDFGKGYSSLVYIKDFPIDTLKLDKGFIDKVLDHKKTRDLFETIITFARKLNIKVVSEGIETIEQLDYLKTIGCDEYQGFIHSRPMPIDQLQNQLYDNKNKQF, from the coding sequence TAAATACTTTTCTACCGGTATGTCTATAGTGGCTATTGGTCTTTTTTTCGATTTATTAATGGAATTCAAAGAAGTTATATTACTTATTAATAGATTTGAATTGTTATTTCATCTACTATACAATGCGTTTGTTTTAGTAGGGATTATATTTGTGGTAGCGGGAATAATTGAGATGCTTAAGCAAAAAAATAATCTCATTAAGCGTTTAACTCAGATGGCGTATTTTGATCCGGTGACTGATTTGCCTAATCGAAACTTTATCACAAAGATTAATCCACTGATTAATCAGGACCGAAATGTAACGTTCCTATTTTTAGATATAGATGATTTTAAATTAGTAAATGATAACTTAGGTCATCATTCTGGTGATAAAGTCCTTAAAATTGTGGCTGAGCGTTTAGTAGAATGTGTAAAGGATGAGGATGTTATAGCTAGGATATCAGGGGATGAGTTTTTAATTATATTAACTAGTCCTAGAAGTAATATGCAGACGGAGCAGATTATTTCTACGATTCAGGAAACTATTAGTCAAGAAATGAAGATTAGGAGAAAGTTAATTCATGTACATTGTAGTATAGGAGTTTCAAACTACCCGAAAGATGGTAACGATATTGATACCCTCATACGTCATGCTGACCTTGCCATGTACACTGCTAAAAAGAGTGGTAAAAATCAAGTCTATACGTATAAAAAACATTTAACAGAAGAAATATCTACACGTTTTAGCCTTTTAGAAGAAATTAAAGTAGCAGTCATGCGCAAGGAGTTTATCTTATATTTTCAACCAAAAGTGTGTGTTGACACGAACCAAATAACGAGTGTTGAAGCGTTAATACGTTGGAATCATCCAGAAATCGGAATTGTTTCCCCTGCTTTATTCATTAGAATTGCAGAAGAAACAGGACTTATTAAACAAATTGACCGTCAAGTAATCGAGCTTGCATGTAAACAATTAAAAGAATGGATGGATCAAAAGATAACCCCTCTTAATATTTCAGTTAATGTATCACCGATTCTATTTAAAGATCAAACATTTGTAGCAGACGTTGATCAAATCATAAAAAAATATCATGTAGATCCATCGTATCTAACCTTTGAAGTAACAGAAGGTATTGCAATAAAAAATATAAGTCAAACAATTTTCATCCTACAGCAATTAAAGGAGCGGAACATTAAGATCGCATTAGACGACTTTGGAAAAGGGTATTCGTCTTTAGTGTATATAAAAGACTTCCCTATCGATACGCTTAAACTCGATAAAGGGTTTATTGATAAAGTCTTGGATCATAAGAAGACACGTGACTTATTTGAAACAATCATAACGTTTGCTAGAAAGTTAAATATCAAAGTTGTCTCTGAGGGTATTGAGACAATCGAACAGCTTGACTATCTTAAAACGATTGGTTGTGATGAATACCAAGGATTTATTCACAGTAGACCAATGCCAATTGATCAGTTACAAAATCAGTTGTACGATAATAAAAATAAACAGTTTTAA
- a CDS encoding thioredoxin family protein has protein sequence MNIKILGGGCANCTKLEQNARKAVEELGIEATFEKVIEMKDIVSYGVMNTPALVVDGTVKVSGRVPKAEEIKKFLD, from the coding sequence ATGAACATTAAAATTCTAGGAGGCGGATGTGCAAACTGCACAAAGCTAGAACAAAATGCAAGAAAAGCAGTTGAGGAACTAGGAATTGAGGCAACATTTGAAAAAGTAATAGAAATGAAAGATATCGTTTCATACGGTGTAATGAACACACCAGCGCTTGTTGTAGATGGAACGGTTAAAGTATCAGGACGCGTACCAAAGGCTGAGGAAATTAAAAAGTTTTTAGACTAA